In Cardinium endosymbiont of Dermatophagoides farinae, the sequence CTTTTTTAGAATCCATATTCTATTACTTTTATTTAGAGGTATATAATCGTGTTACCAACTGCAAGGTAGATAGTTTTTATAGAATTTAATCGACCTGTTTTAGCTGCTCTACTTGTTTAAGAGATAAACCAGTAATACGTACAATCTTTTCTACGGTATCTCCTTCTTGTAGCATTGCTTTGGCGATTGCTATACTTTTCTGCTTTTCCCCCTGTTTTTCCCCTTGGTTAAATATTATGACATTGTTTTCTTTTTGCAGGTCTATTATGTTCTGGAGTTGGGTAATTTGTTCCATAAGGACTGCTTCTGCCTCTGGATTAAGTAAATATTTTGTACTGTATTGTAATTCTTCCATTATATACTGATCCTTAAGTCTATAATAATGATTCGTTTTACCGCTCTTACCTTCTAAGATAAGATGGTCGATCACTTGTATACCCATTATCTCTCCTATACGTATAACATTTGAGGCACCTAAACAACCACTAGGATGATTGTGAATTAGAATAAGGCTGACTGCTTTTTTTTGATAAGGTATATAAAATATATCCTTTAGAG encodes:
- a CDS encoding JAB domain-containing protein, with the protein product MIIRLRNQNKIAIHNSYEAHRVMQHIITRDKEIDLTKEHFWTIALDIKKIIVNIEFLGIGSSYRVLVPLKDIFYIPYQKKAVSLILIHNHPSGCLGASNVIRIGEIMGIQVIDHLILEGKSGKTNHYYRLKDQYIMEELQYSTKYLLNPEAEAVLMEQITQLQNIIDLQKENNVIIFNQGEKQGEKQKSIAIAKAMLQEGDTVEKIVRITGLSLKQVEQLKQVD